From one Musa acuminata AAA Group cultivar baxijiao chromosome BXJ2-6, Cavendish_Baxijiao_AAA, whole genome shotgun sequence genomic stretch:
- the LOC103987793 gene encoding uncharacterized protein LOC103987793 isoform X1 yields the protein MSNSSDLERRAIDRKRRIKAAMPLYDCLFLVKPHVRKESLMDLVARVGIQAYERNGVITDVKSFGTVQLGYGIKKTDGRYYQGQLMQMTMMVPPSFNQELQYLNKEDHLLRWLIVKHRNAVYGLEFINEDEGKDELSMFRSGSLFNKGDNEDDDDDDDDGDEEYDVE from the exons ATGTCGAATAGCTCTGATCT AGAGAGGAGAGCGATCGATCGGAAGAGGAGGATAAAAGCAGCGATGCCTCTGTACGACTGCCTGTTCCTGGTGAAGCCTCACGTGCGGAAGGAGTCGCTGATGGACCTGGTGGCGCGCGTGGGGATCCAGGCTTACGAACGCAACGGTGTCATCACCGACGTCAAATCCTTCGGCACCGTCCAGCTCGGTTACGGCATCAAGAAGACCGATGGCCGCTACTACCAG GGCCAACTCATGCAGATGACAATGATGGTCCCACCCTCATTTAATCAGGAACTTCAGTACCTAAACAAGGAAGATCATCTACTGCGATGGCTAATCGTGAAACACAGGAATGCAGTATATGGACTGGAGTTTATCAATGAGGACGAGGGAAAAGATGAGCTGAGCATGTTCCGAAGTGGCAGCTTGTTCAACAAGGGAGATAATGAggatgacgatgacgatgatgacGACGGTGATGAAGAATATGATGTGGAATAG
- the LOC103987793 gene encoding uncharacterized protein LOC103987793 isoform X2 — protein MPLYDCLFLVKPHVRKESLMDLVARVGIQAYERNGVITDVKSFGTVQLGYGIKKTDGRYYQGQLMQMTMMVPPSFNQELQYLNKEDHLLRWLIVKHRNAVYGLEFINEDEGKDELSMFRSGSLFNKGDNEDDDDDDDDGDEEYDVE, from the exons ATGCCTCTGTACGACTGCCTGTTCCTGGTGAAGCCTCACGTGCGGAAGGAGTCGCTGATGGACCTGGTGGCGCGCGTGGGGATCCAGGCTTACGAACGCAACGGTGTCATCACCGACGTCAAATCCTTCGGCACCGTCCAGCTCGGTTACGGCATCAAGAAGACCGATGGCCGCTACTACCAG GGCCAACTCATGCAGATGACAATGATGGTCCCACCCTCATTTAATCAGGAACTTCAGTACCTAAACAAGGAAGATCATCTACTGCGATGGCTAATCGTGAAACACAGGAATGCAGTATATGGACTGGAGTTTATCAATGAGGACGAGGGAAAAGATGAGCTGAGCATGTTCCGAAGTGGCAGCTTGTTCAACAAGGGAGATAATGAggatgacgatgacgatgatgacGACGGTGATGAAGAATATGATGTGGAATAG
- the LOC103988404 gene encoding probable trehalose-phosphate phosphatase H isoform X1 codes for MIPYKHARVSYSSHGCVHSTKQMGLERLRAQERETNSTEKEVIDENEERIAKMSSRDCRCDEPTRELQSNEDEVESSAEEAYAAWMVKHPSALIAFDRMMSIAKEKMVVVFLDYDGTLSPIVDDPDRAFMSDSMRSAVNKVAQYFPTCIISGRRRDKVYEFVKLTNVYYVGSHGMDIMAPLKPVDEIDSALHEQAIKEKGNKGVLFQPAEEYLPMIEEVYSELKEKTKKIQGVLIENNKFCISVHFRRVDEEDWSLLENQVMDTMKNYPALLITRGRKVIEIRPSIKWDKGRALEYLLETLGFGNNDETLPLYIGDDRTDEDAFKVLQRRGQGYPIIVSSVPKDTEASYSLRDPSEVMSFLLHLFRWKRDST; via the exons ATGATACCGTACAAGCATGCACGAGTCTCATATAGTTCCCATGGCTGCGTACATAGTACCAAGCAAATGGGTCTCGAGCGACTGCGAGCGCAAGAAAGAGAAACCAATTCTACGGAGAAAGAAGTAATCGATGAGAACGAAGAGCGCATCGCGAAGATGAGCTCGAGAGATTGTCGTTGTGATGAACCAACACGAGAGCTGCAGTctaatgaagatgaagtggagagcAGTGCGGAGGAAGCATATGCTGCATGGATG GTGAAGCATCCTTCAGCACTCATCGCATTTGATCGAATGATGAGCATAGCAAAGGAGAAAATGGTGGTTGTCTTCCTCGATTACGACGGAACCCTATCACCCATAGTCGATGATCCTGATCGTGCATTCATGTCCGACTCG atGCGTTCCGCGGTCAACAAAGTAGCGCAATATTTCCCAACTTGCATCATCAGTGGAAGGAGAAGAGATAAG GTATATGAGTTTGTCAAATTGACTAATGTTTACTATGTTGGAAGTCATGGAATGGATATCATGGCACCATTGAAACCAGTTGATGAAATAGATTCTGCACTTCATGAGCAAGCAATCAAGGAAAAG GGAAATAAAGGGGTCCTCTTTCAACCAGCTGAAGAGTATTTACCCATGATTGAAGAG gtatactcTGAGTTGAAGGAGAAGACAAAAAAAATACAAGGAGTATTAATTGAGAATAACAAATTTTGCATTAGTGTCCATTTTCGTCGAGTCGATGAAGAG GATTGGAGTTTGCTTGAAAACCAAGTGATGGATACCATGAAGAACTATCCAGCTTTGCTCATCacaagaggaaggaag GTTATTGAGATCCGACCATCTATTAAGTGGGATAAAGGTCGAGCTCTTGAATATTTACTTGAAACCTTAGGATTTGGAAATAATGATGAAACACTTCCACTATATATCGGAGATGATCGAACAGATGAAGATGCATTTAAG GTATTGCAAAGGAGAGGTCAAGGGTATCCTATCATTGTATCTTCTGTTCCTAAAGATACCGAAGCTTCCTACTCCTTGAGAGATCCATCAGAAGTCATGTCTTTCCTCTTACATCTTTTTAGATGGAAGAGAGACTCTACCTAA
- the LOC103988404 gene encoding probable trehalose-phosphate phosphatase 6 isoform X2: MGLERLRAQERETNSTEKEVIDENEERIAKMSSRDCRCDEPTRELQSNEDEVESSAEEAYAAWMVKHPSALIAFDRMMSIAKEKMVVVFLDYDGTLSPIVDDPDRAFMSDSMRSAVNKVAQYFPTCIISGRRRDKVYEFVKLTNVYYVGSHGMDIMAPLKPVDEIDSALHEQAIKEKGNKGVLFQPAEEYLPMIEEVYSELKEKTKKIQGVLIENNKFCISVHFRRVDEEDWSLLENQVMDTMKNYPALLITRGRKVIEIRPSIKWDKGRALEYLLETLGFGNNDETLPLYIGDDRTDEDAFKVLQRRGQGYPIIVSSVPKDTEASYSLRDPSEVMSFLLHLFRWKRDST; the protein is encoded by the exons ATGGGTCTCGAGCGACTGCGAGCGCAAGAAAGAGAAACCAATTCTACGGAGAAAGAAGTAATCGATGAGAACGAAGAGCGCATCGCGAAGATGAGCTCGAGAGATTGTCGTTGTGATGAACCAACACGAGAGCTGCAGTctaatgaagatgaagtggagagcAGTGCGGAGGAAGCATATGCTGCATGGATG GTGAAGCATCCTTCAGCACTCATCGCATTTGATCGAATGATGAGCATAGCAAAGGAGAAAATGGTGGTTGTCTTCCTCGATTACGACGGAACCCTATCACCCATAGTCGATGATCCTGATCGTGCATTCATGTCCGACTCG atGCGTTCCGCGGTCAACAAAGTAGCGCAATATTTCCCAACTTGCATCATCAGTGGAAGGAGAAGAGATAAG GTATATGAGTTTGTCAAATTGACTAATGTTTACTATGTTGGAAGTCATGGAATGGATATCATGGCACCATTGAAACCAGTTGATGAAATAGATTCTGCACTTCATGAGCAAGCAATCAAGGAAAAG GGAAATAAAGGGGTCCTCTTTCAACCAGCTGAAGAGTATTTACCCATGATTGAAGAG gtatactcTGAGTTGAAGGAGAAGACAAAAAAAATACAAGGAGTATTAATTGAGAATAACAAATTTTGCATTAGTGTCCATTTTCGTCGAGTCGATGAAGAG GATTGGAGTTTGCTTGAAAACCAAGTGATGGATACCATGAAGAACTATCCAGCTTTGCTCATCacaagaggaaggaag GTTATTGAGATCCGACCATCTATTAAGTGGGATAAAGGTCGAGCTCTTGAATATTTACTTGAAACCTTAGGATTTGGAAATAATGATGAAACACTTCCACTATATATCGGAGATGATCGAACAGATGAAGATGCATTTAAG GTATTGCAAAGGAGAGGTCAAGGGTATCCTATCATTGTATCTTCTGTTCCTAAAGATACCGAAGCTTCCTACTCCTTGAGAGATCCATCAGAAGTCATGTCTTTCCTCTTACATCTTTTTAGATGGAAGAGAGACTCTACCTAA
- the LOC135586761 gene encoding uncharacterized protein LOC135586761 isoform X3 codes for MKTSEFAQNPQSTEELQPSSQASNEIQPIHQNPLVAETPGPNPCSSSITNSQNRNVSREDIELVQNLIEHCLQLYMNRGEVVRTLSDRARIEPGFTTLVWKKLEEENPDFFRAYYIRLKLKKQIILFNHLLEHQCQLMKCPVLPNVPLAPIHGGIHAGPVNSMPLGFPVLQQPAMTTTGQPHFDPVSCVLSSCNVVNGIPAPGRYHQIHVNSGNDIVINDHKPEATPATAPCGAISSLSEMAASPASVASNNHFPFTPSEISGMGLDASTLETTLTSDVASMGELQLSQDCAIGSSRDSLGSLGPLWNFSITDLATDLANLGDLGALENYTSSPFLPSDSDIRLDSSEHDDTIEEYFAEAITAPSSQPDEEKS; via the exons ATGAAGACCTCAGAA TTTGCACAGAATCCCCAGAGCACAGAAGAATTACAACCATCATCACAAGCTTCAAATGAAATTCAACCTATTCATCAAAATCCTCTAGTTGCTGAGACTCCAGGACCAAATCCGTGTTCATCATCCATTACAAATAGTCAGAACAGAAATGTTTCCCGTGAAGACATTGAACTT GTCCAAAACTTGATAGAACACTGTCTACAACTGTATATGAACAGAGGAGAGGTGGTTAGAACTCTGTCCGATCGTGCTAGGATAGAACCTGGTTTTACTACACTAG TTTGGAAGAAACTTGAAGAAGAAAATCCCGACTTTTTCAGGGCATATTATATAAGGCTGAAACTGAAAAAGCAGATCATTCTTTTCAATCATTTGCTGGAGCACCAATGCCAGCTGATGAAATGTCCTGTCCTACCTAATGTTCCATTGGCTCCAATACATGGTGGCATTCATGCTGGGCCTG TTAACAGTATGCCTTTGGGGTTTCCAGTTCTTCAGCAACCTGCAATGACGACTACAGGTCAGCCACATTTTGATCCTGTAAGTTGTGTATTGTCTAGCTGCAATGTGGTTAATGGTATTCCTGCTCCTGGAAGATATCACCAGATTCATGTAAATTCTGGAAATGA CATTGTGATTAATGATCACAAACCTGAAGCAACTCCCGCAACTGCTCCATGTGGTGCCATATCATCTTTGTCAGAGATGGCTGCAAGTCCTGCATCAGTGGCATCAAATAATCATTTTCCATTCACTCCATCTGAGATATCTGGGATGGGCCTGGATGCATCAACACTTGAAACAACCTTAACATCTGATGTGGCAAGTATGGGAGAGTTGCAACTCAGTCAAGATTGTGCCATTGGTTCCTCCAGAGATTCACTGGGTTCATTAGGACCACTTTGGAACTTTAGCATTACAGACTTGGCAACTGATTTGGCAAATTTAGGAG ATCTCGGAGCTCTCGAAAACTACACCAGCTCTCCTTTCCTGCCATCAGACTCAGACATCAGGCTTGACTCCTCAGAGCACGATGACACAA TTGAGGAATACTTTGCGGAAGCTATAACTGCACCATCCTCTCAACCAGATGAAGAGAAATCTTAG
- the LOC135586761 gene encoding uncharacterized protein LOC135586761 isoform X1: protein MKTSEFAQNPQSTEELQPSSQASNEIQPIHQNPLVAETPGPNPCSSSITNSQNRNVSREDIELVQNLIEHCLQLYMNRGEVVRTLSDRARIEPGFTTLVWKKLEEENPDFFRAYYIRLKLKKQIILFNHLLEHQCQLMKCPVLPNVPLAPIHGGIHAGPGNFFNLRTCQDDNCSKISEAINAVNSMPLGFPVLQQPAMTTTGQPHFDPVSCVLSSCNVVNGIPAPGRYHQIHVNSGNDIVINDHKPEATPATAPCGAISSLSEMAASPASVASNNHFPFTPSEISGMGLDASTLETTLTSDVASMGELQLSQDCAIGSSRDSLGSLGPLWNFSITDLATDLANLGDLGALENYTSSPFLPSDSDIRLDSSEHDDTIEEYFAEAITAPSSQPDEEKS from the exons ATGAAGACCTCAGAA TTTGCACAGAATCCCCAGAGCACAGAAGAATTACAACCATCATCACAAGCTTCAAATGAAATTCAACCTATTCATCAAAATCCTCTAGTTGCTGAGACTCCAGGACCAAATCCGTGTTCATCATCCATTACAAATAGTCAGAACAGAAATGTTTCCCGTGAAGACATTGAACTT GTCCAAAACTTGATAGAACACTGTCTACAACTGTATATGAACAGAGGAGAGGTGGTTAGAACTCTGTCCGATCGTGCTAGGATAGAACCTGGTTTTACTACACTAG TTTGGAAGAAACTTGAAGAAGAAAATCCCGACTTTTTCAGGGCATATTATATAAGGCTGAAACTGAAAAAGCAGATCATTCTTTTCAATCATTTGCTGGAGCACCAATGCCAGCTGATGAAATGTCCTGTCCTACCTAATGTTCCATTGGCTCCAATACATGGTGGCATTCATGCTGGGCCTGGTAATTTCTTTAACTTGAGAACCTGTCAAGATGATAACTGTTCAAAGATTTCAGAAGCTATCAA TGCAGTTAACAGTATGCCTTTGGGGTTTCCAGTTCTTCAGCAACCTGCAATGACGACTACAGGTCAGCCACATTTTGATCCTGTAAGTTGTGTATTGTCTAGCTGCAATGTGGTTAATGGTATTCCTGCTCCTGGAAGATATCACCAGATTCATGTAAATTCTGGAAATGA CATTGTGATTAATGATCACAAACCTGAAGCAACTCCCGCAACTGCTCCATGTGGTGCCATATCATCTTTGTCAGAGATGGCTGCAAGTCCTGCATCAGTGGCATCAAATAATCATTTTCCATTCACTCCATCTGAGATATCTGGGATGGGCCTGGATGCATCAACACTTGAAACAACCTTAACATCTGATGTGGCAAGTATGGGAGAGTTGCAACTCAGTCAAGATTGTGCCATTGGTTCCTCCAGAGATTCACTGGGTTCATTAGGACCACTTTGGAACTTTAGCATTACAGACTTGGCAACTGATTTGGCAAATTTAGGAG ATCTCGGAGCTCTCGAAAACTACACCAGCTCTCCTTTCCTGCCATCAGACTCAGACATCAGGCTTGACTCCTCAGAGCACGATGACACAA TTGAGGAATACTTTGCGGAAGCTATAACTGCACCATCCTCTCAACCAGATGAAGAGAAATCTTAG
- the LOC135586761 gene encoding uncharacterized protein LOC135586761 isoform X4, giving the protein MKTSENPQSTEELQPSSQASNEIQPIHQNPLVAETPGPNPCSSSITNSQNRNVSREDIELVQNLIEHCLQLYMNRGEVVRTLSDRARIEPGFTTLVWKKLEEENPDFFRAYYIRLKLKKQIILFNHLLEHQCQLMKCPVLPNVPLAPIHGGIHAGPVNSMPLGFPVLQQPAMTTTGQPHFDPVSCVLSSCNVVNGIPAPGRYHQIHVNSGNDIVINDHKPEATPATAPCGAISSLSEMAASPASVASNNHFPFTPSEISGMGLDASTLETTLTSDVASMGELQLSQDCAIGSSRDSLGSLGPLWNFSITDLATDLANLGDLGALENYTSSPFLPSDSDIRLDSSEHDDTIEEYFAEAITAPSSQPDEEKS; this is encoded by the exons ATGAAGACCTCAGAA AATCCCCAGAGCACAGAAGAATTACAACCATCATCACAAGCTTCAAATGAAATTCAACCTATTCATCAAAATCCTCTAGTTGCTGAGACTCCAGGACCAAATCCGTGTTCATCATCCATTACAAATAGTCAGAACAGAAATGTTTCCCGTGAAGACATTGAACTT GTCCAAAACTTGATAGAACACTGTCTACAACTGTATATGAACAGAGGAGAGGTGGTTAGAACTCTGTCCGATCGTGCTAGGATAGAACCTGGTTTTACTACACTAG TTTGGAAGAAACTTGAAGAAGAAAATCCCGACTTTTTCAGGGCATATTATATAAGGCTGAAACTGAAAAAGCAGATCATTCTTTTCAATCATTTGCTGGAGCACCAATGCCAGCTGATGAAATGTCCTGTCCTACCTAATGTTCCATTGGCTCCAATACATGGTGGCATTCATGCTGGGCCTG TTAACAGTATGCCTTTGGGGTTTCCAGTTCTTCAGCAACCTGCAATGACGACTACAGGTCAGCCACATTTTGATCCTGTAAGTTGTGTATTGTCTAGCTGCAATGTGGTTAATGGTATTCCTGCTCCTGGAAGATATCACCAGATTCATGTAAATTCTGGAAATGA CATTGTGATTAATGATCACAAACCTGAAGCAACTCCCGCAACTGCTCCATGTGGTGCCATATCATCTTTGTCAGAGATGGCTGCAAGTCCTGCATCAGTGGCATCAAATAATCATTTTCCATTCACTCCATCTGAGATATCTGGGATGGGCCTGGATGCATCAACACTTGAAACAACCTTAACATCTGATGTGGCAAGTATGGGAGAGTTGCAACTCAGTCAAGATTGTGCCATTGGTTCCTCCAGAGATTCACTGGGTTCATTAGGACCACTTTGGAACTTTAGCATTACAGACTTGGCAACTGATTTGGCAAATTTAGGAG ATCTCGGAGCTCTCGAAAACTACACCAGCTCTCCTTTCCTGCCATCAGACTCAGACATCAGGCTTGACTCCTCAGAGCACGATGACACAA TTGAGGAATACTTTGCGGAAGCTATAACTGCACCATCCTCTCAACCAGATGAAGAGAAATCTTAG
- the LOC135586761 gene encoding uncharacterized protein LOC135586761 isoform X2, producing MKTSENPQSTEELQPSSQASNEIQPIHQNPLVAETPGPNPCSSSITNSQNRNVSREDIELVQNLIEHCLQLYMNRGEVVRTLSDRARIEPGFTTLVWKKLEEENPDFFRAYYIRLKLKKQIILFNHLLEHQCQLMKCPVLPNVPLAPIHGGIHAGPGNFFNLRTCQDDNCSKISEAINAVNSMPLGFPVLQQPAMTTTGQPHFDPVSCVLSSCNVVNGIPAPGRYHQIHVNSGNDIVINDHKPEATPATAPCGAISSLSEMAASPASVASNNHFPFTPSEISGMGLDASTLETTLTSDVASMGELQLSQDCAIGSSRDSLGSLGPLWNFSITDLATDLANLGDLGALENYTSSPFLPSDSDIRLDSSEHDDTIEEYFAEAITAPSSQPDEEKS from the exons ATGAAGACCTCAGAA AATCCCCAGAGCACAGAAGAATTACAACCATCATCACAAGCTTCAAATGAAATTCAACCTATTCATCAAAATCCTCTAGTTGCTGAGACTCCAGGACCAAATCCGTGTTCATCATCCATTACAAATAGTCAGAACAGAAATGTTTCCCGTGAAGACATTGAACTT GTCCAAAACTTGATAGAACACTGTCTACAACTGTATATGAACAGAGGAGAGGTGGTTAGAACTCTGTCCGATCGTGCTAGGATAGAACCTGGTTTTACTACACTAG TTTGGAAGAAACTTGAAGAAGAAAATCCCGACTTTTTCAGGGCATATTATATAAGGCTGAAACTGAAAAAGCAGATCATTCTTTTCAATCATTTGCTGGAGCACCAATGCCAGCTGATGAAATGTCCTGTCCTACCTAATGTTCCATTGGCTCCAATACATGGTGGCATTCATGCTGGGCCTGGTAATTTCTTTAACTTGAGAACCTGTCAAGATGATAACTGTTCAAAGATTTCAGAAGCTATCAA TGCAGTTAACAGTATGCCTTTGGGGTTTCCAGTTCTTCAGCAACCTGCAATGACGACTACAGGTCAGCCACATTTTGATCCTGTAAGTTGTGTATTGTCTAGCTGCAATGTGGTTAATGGTATTCCTGCTCCTGGAAGATATCACCAGATTCATGTAAATTCTGGAAATGA CATTGTGATTAATGATCACAAACCTGAAGCAACTCCCGCAACTGCTCCATGTGGTGCCATATCATCTTTGTCAGAGATGGCTGCAAGTCCTGCATCAGTGGCATCAAATAATCATTTTCCATTCACTCCATCTGAGATATCTGGGATGGGCCTGGATGCATCAACACTTGAAACAACCTTAACATCTGATGTGGCAAGTATGGGAGAGTTGCAACTCAGTCAAGATTGTGCCATTGGTTCCTCCAGAGATTCACTGGGTTCATTAGGACCACTTTGGAACTTTAGCATTACAGACTTGGCAACTGATTTGGCAAATTTAGGAG ATCTCGGAGCTCTCGAAAACTACACCAGCTCTCCTTTCCTGCCATCAGACTCAGACATCAGGCTTGACTCCTCAGAGCACGATGACACAA TTGAGGAATACTTTGCGGAAGCTATAACTGCACCATCCTCTCAACCAGATGAAGAGAAATCTTAG
- the LOC135586761 gene encoding uncharacterized protein LOC135586761 isoform X5 has protein sequence MKTSEVQNLIEHCLQLYMNRGEVVRTLSDRARIEPGFTTLVWKKLEEENPDFFRAYYIRLKLKKQIILFNHLLEHQCQLMKCPVLPNVPLAPIHGGIHAGPGNFFNLRTCQDDNCSKISEAINAVNSMPLGFPVLQQPAMTTTGQPHFDPVSCVLSSCNVVNGIPAPGRYHQIHVNSGNDIVINDHKPEATPATAPCGAISSLSEMAASPASVASNNHFPFTPSEISGMGLDASTLETTLTSDVASMGELQLSQDCAIGSSRDSLGSLGPLWNFSITDLATDLANLGDLGALENYTSSPFLPSDSDIRLDSSEHDDTIEEYFAEAITAPSSQPDEEKS, from the exons ATGAAGACCTCAGAA GTCCAAAACTTGATAGAACACTGTCTACAACTGTATATGAACAGAGGAGAGGTGGTTAGAACTCTGTCCGATCGTGCTAGGATAGAACCTGGTTTTACTACACTAG TTTGGAAGAAACTTGAAGAAGAAAATCCCGACTTTTTCAGGGCATATTATATAAGGCTGAAACTGAAAAAGCAGATCATTCTTTTCAATCATTTGCTGGAGCACCAATGCCAGCTGATGAAATGTCCTGTCCTACCTAATGTTCCATTGGCTCCAATACATGGTGGCATTCATGCTGGGCCTGGTAATTTCTTTAACTTGAGAACCTGTCAAGATGATAACTGTTCAAAGATTTCAGAAGCTATCAA TGCAGTTAACAGTATGCCTTTGGGGTTTCCAGTTCTTCAGCAACCTGCAATGACGACTACAGGTCAGCCACATTTTGATCCTGTAAGTTGTGTATTGTCTAGCTGCAATGTGGTTAATGGTATTCCTGCTCCTGGAAGATATCACCAGATTCATGTAAATTCTGGAAATGA CATTGTGATTAATGATCACAAACCTGAAGCAACTCCCGCAACTGCTCCATGTGGTGCCATATCATCTTTGTCAGAGATGGCTGCAAGTCCTGCATCAGTGGCATCAAATAATCATTTTCCATTCACTCCATCTGAGATATCTGGGATGGGCCTGGATGCATCAACACTTGAAACAACCTTAACATCTGATGTGGCAAGTATGGGAGAGTTGCAACTCAGTCAAGATTGTGCCATTGGTTCCTCCAGAGATTCACTGGGTTCATTAGGACCACTTTGGAACTTTAGCATTACAGACTTGGCAACTGATTTGGCAAATTTAGGAG ATCTCGGAGCTCTCGAAAACTACACCAGCTCTCCTTTCCTGCCATCAGACTCAGACATCAGGCTTGACTCCTCAGAGCACGATGACACAA TTGAGGAATACTTTGCGGAAGCTATAACTGCACCATCCTCTCAACCAGATGAAGAGAAATCTTAG
- the LOC135586761 gene encoding uncharacterized protein LOC135586761 isoform X6 gives MNRGEVVRTLSDRARIEPGFTTLVWKKLEEENPDFFRAYYIRLKLKKQIILFNHLLEHQCQLMKCPVLPNVPLAPIHGGIHAGPGNFFNLRTCQDDNCSKISEAINAVNSMPLGFPVLQQPAMTTTGQPHFDPVSCVLSSCNVVNGIPAPGRYHQIHVNSGNDIVINDHKPEATPATAPCGAISSLSEMAASPASVASNNHFPFTPSEISGMGLDASTLETTLTSDVASMGELQLSQDCAIGSSRDSLGSLGPLWNFSITDLATDLANLGDLGALENYTSSPFLPSDSDIRLDSSEHDDTIEEYFAEAITAPSSQPDEEKS, from the exons ATGAACAGAGGAGAGGTGGTTAGAACTCTGTCCGATCGTGCTAGGATAGAACCTGGTTTTACTACACTAG TTTGGAAGAAACTTGAAGAAGAAAATCCCGACTTTTTCAGGGCATATTATATAAGGCTGAAACTGAAAAAGCAGATCATTCTTTTCAATCATTTGCTGGAGCACCAATGCCAGCTGATGAAATGTCCTGTCCTACCTAATGTTCCATTGGCTCCAATACATGGTGGCATTCATGCTGGGCCTGGTAATTTCTTTAACTTGAGAACCTGTCAAGATGATAACTGTTCAAAGATTTCAGAAGCTATCAA TGCAGTTAACAGTATGCCTTTGGGGTTTCCAGTTCTTCAGCAACCTGCAATGACGACTACAGGTCAGCCACATTTTGATCCTGTAAGTTGTGTATTGTCTAGCTGCAATGTGGTTAATGGTATTCCTGCTCCTGGAAGATATCACCAGATTCATGTAAATTCTGGAAATGA CATTGTGATTAATGATCACAAACCTGAAGCAACTCCCGCAACTGCTCCATGTGGTGCCATATCATCTTTGTCAGAGATGGCTGCAAGTCCTGCATCAGTGGCATCAAATAATCATTTTCCATTCACTCCATCTGAGATATCTGGGATGGGCCTGGATGCATCAACACTTGAAACAACCTTAACATCTGATGTGGCAAGTATGGGAGAGTTGCAACTCAGTCAAGATTGTGCCATTGGTTCCTCCAGAGATTCACTGGGTTCATTAGGACCACTTTGGAACTTTAGCATTACAGACTTGGCAACTGATTTGGCAAATTTAGGAG ATCTCGGAGCTCTCGAAAACTACACCAGCTCTCCTTTCCTGCCATCAGACTCAGACATCAGGCTTGACTCCTCAGAGCACGATGACACAA TTGAGGAATACTTTGCGGAAGCTATAACTGCACCATCCTCTCAACCAGATGAAGAGAAATCTTAG